The Populus trichocarpa isolate Nisqually-1 chromosome 2, P.trichocarpa_v4.1, whole genome shotgun sequence genome has a window encoding:
- the LOC18096230 gene encoding uncharacterized protein LOC18096230, producing the protein MKGRESRRAPSADLLVCFPSRAHLTLMPKPICSPARPLEPSKPHQNRHHHRQQRPHHLKKSSPRGGGSRASPLLWTKTRQMDSELSEPTSPKVTCAGQIKVRHKASSCKNWQSVMEEIERIHISKKSTKKSTWLDSLGFKKDIMQFLTCLRNIRFDFRCFGSFPAQSDITSNDEEEYEEYGEYQENHVGADGRIDKEDSRTIFSKWFMMLQENQNSTTGFFKEDAKQKERSCNDESLAAPSVPPPNALLLMRCRSAPAKSWQEEEEEEEEEEEEQEQDRKQEEKKGKNLKALMEEEGKNSKKENLVVMSYDTDFYKLSTDIAKETWVVGGMKDTVARSRSWKR; encoded by the coding sequence atgaaaggaAGAGAAAGCAGGAGAGCTCCATCAGCAGATCTGTTAGTATGTTTTCCTTCTAGAGCCCATCTAACATTAATGCCCAAACCCATTTGCAGTCCTGCAAGGCCATTAGAACCCAGCAAACCCCACCAGAACCGCCACCACCACCGACAACAACGGCCCCACCATTTGAAGAAATCCAGCCCTAGGGGTGGTGGAAGCCGAGCCAGTCCTCTCTTATGGACCAAAACCAGGCAAATGGACTCGGAGTTATCAGAACCAACATCGCCAAAAGTAACATGCGCTGGGCAGATCAAAGTCAGACACAAGGCAAGCTCGTGCAAGAACTGGCAATCAGTCATGGAAGAGATTGAAAGGATTCACATCAGCAAGAAAAGCACCAAAAAATCAACCTGGCTTGACTCACTGGGATTCAAGAAAGATATAATGCAATTCTTAACATGTTTAAGAAACATAAGATTCGATTTTCGATGCTTTGGTTCCTTTCCAGCTCAATCAGATATCACTAGTAATGATGAAGAAGAATATGAAGAGTATGGGGAATATCAAGAAAACCATGTTGGAGCTGATGGAAGAATTGACAAAGAGGATTCAAGAACCATATTTTCTAAATGGTTCATGATGCTGCAAGAGAATCAGAATAGCACTACTGGGTTCTTCAAAGAAGACGCTAAACAGAAAGAGAGGTCTTGCAATGATGAGTCTCTAGCTGCGCCCTCTGTTCCACCACCAAATGCTCTCCTGCTTATGAGGTGTAGGTCTGCTCCGGCGAAGAGTTGgcaggaagaagaggaagaagaagaagaagaagaagaagagcaagagcaagacaGGAagcaagaagagaagaaaggaaagaattTGAAGGCCTTAATGGAGGAAGAGggaaaaaacagtaaaaaagagAACTTGGTAGTGATGAGCTATGATACAGATTTCTATAAACTTTCAACTGATATAGCTAAGGAAACATGGGTTGTTGGTGGAATGAAAGATACAGTAGCAAGAAGTAGAAGTTGGAAGAGATGA